The following proteins are co-located in the Microvirga ossetica genome:
- a CDS encoding YihY/virulence factor BrkB family protein, whose protein sequence is MFSDTGRLLKVALAGWWNDRAMSLGASIAFFAVFSLAPMLLAAIAVAGLAFGREAAQGAIVGELGGLIGTNEATALETMIASASNVGSGIVGTTIGIVTFLLLVTGAVVELQDNLNIIWKAKPPASYGVMSFVRTRLVSFALVLGIGFLLLVSLVIDTGLTAVGHYLEANFSGATIILRFLNNLVSFAVAAVLFAMIFKILPAVDITWNDVFMGALVTALLFTFGKFLIGYYLGKSNVASSYGAAASIITILLWIYYSSLILLFGAEFTKAYAESRGSLGPGHTAAS, encoded by the coding sequence ATGTTCTCCGACACCGGGCGGCTCCTGAAGGTGGCACTGGCAGGCTGGTGGAACGACCGTGCCATGAGTCTGGGTGCCTCCATCGCCTTCTTCGCGGTATTTTCGCTCGCGCCTATGCTGCTGGCGGCCATCGCCGTGGCAGGGCTGGCCTTCGGGCGCGAGGCGGCGCAGGGTGCCATCGTCGGCGAGCTCGGCGGCCTCATCGGCACCAATGAGGCAACCGCGCTCGAAACCATGATCGCCAGCGCCAGCAATGTCGGATCCGGGATCGTCGGCACCACGATCGGAATCGTGACCTTTCTCCTGCTCGTCACCGGCGCCGTGGTGGAGCTGCAGGACAACCTGAACATCATCTGGAAAGCGAAACCGCCGGCAAGCTACGGCGTGATGTCCTTCGTCCGCACGCGGCTCGTCAGCTTCGCGCTGGTGCTCGGGATCGGTTTTCTGCTGCTGGTCTCGCTCGTCATCGACACGGGGCTGACGGCTGTGGGGCATTATCTCGAGGCGAATTTTTCCGGCGCAACGATCATCCTGCGCTTCCTCAACAACCTCGTGTCCTTCGCCGTGGCCGCGGTTCTGTTCGCGATGATCTTCAAGATCCTGCCGGCCGTCGACATCACCTGGAACGACGTCTTTATGGGAGCCCTGGTGACAGCTCTCCTGTTCACATTCGGCAAGTTCCTGATCGGGTACTATCTCGGCAAGAGCAATGTCGCGTCGAGCTACGGCGCGGCCGCCTCCATCATCACCATCCTGCTCTGGATCTACTACTCATCCCTCATCCTGCTGTTCGGCGCGGAATTCACGAAAGCCTATGCGGAAAGCCGCGGCAGCCTGGGCCCCGGACACACAGCAGCCTCATGA
- a CDS encoding NAD(P)-dependent alcohol dehydrogenase — translation MIKAFGYAAQDATTPLSPFSFERRNPGERDVQIEILYCGVCHSDLHTVRGEWGGTLYPSLPGHEIVGRVTRVGSGVQRYKADDLVGVGCMVDSCRTCRSCREGLEQYCEVGFTGTYNGPEQGTGANTYGGYSNTIVVDESFVLKLPDGLDPAAAAPLLCAGITTYSPLRRWRVKEGQKVGVVGLGGLGHMAVKLASAMGAHVVLFTTSPNKREDALALGAHEVVVSRDPDAMKAHVNSFDFILDTVAAPHDLDAYLVLLARDGAMVLVGAPAEPHPATTVFNLIMKRRQLAGSLIGGIPETQEMLDFCAQHGIVSEIEIIPIQKINEAYERMLKSDVKYRFVIDMASLKQDAAA, via the coding sequence GTGATCAAAGCTTTCGGCTACGCTGCCCAAGACGCGACCACTCCGCTTTCTCCTTTCAGCTTCGAGCGCCGGAATCCGGGCGAGCGCGACGTCCAGATCGAGATCCTCTACTGCGGTGTGTGCCATTCCGACCTGCACACGGTGCGCGGCGAATGGGGCGGGACGCTCTATCCCTCCCTGCCCGGCCACGAAATCGTCGGTCGCGTCACCCGCGTCGGCTCAGGCGTTCAAAGGTACAAAGCCGACGACCTCGTCGGGGTCGGCTGCATGGTGGATTCCTGCCGCACCTGCCGCAGCTGCCGGGAAGGTCTGGAGCAATACTGCGAGGTCGGCTTCACGGGCACCTATAACGGCCCGGAGCAGGGCACCGGCGCGAACACCTATGGCGGCTATTCCAACACCATCGTTGTGGATGAGAGCTTCGTCCTGAAGCTGCCGGACGGGCTCGATCCCGCAGCGGCGGCACCTCTCCTGTGCGCCGGCATCACCACTTACTCGCCCCTGCGCCGCTGGCGGGTGAAGGAGGGGCAGAAGGTCGGGGTCGTCGGGCTCGGTGGCCTGGGCCACATGGCGGTCAAGCTGGCAAGTGCCATGGGGGCGCATGTGGTGCTGTTCACCACCTCGCCGAACAAGCGGGAGGATGCGCTGGCGCTCGGCGCGCACGAAGTGGTGGTCTCGCGGGACCCGGACGCCATGAAGGCGCATGTGAACAGCTTCGACTTCATCCTCGACACCGTCGCCGCTCCGCACGATCTCGACGCCTATCTCGTGCTCCTGGCCCGCGACGGCGCCATGGTGCTTGTCGGCGCGCCCGCCGAGCCGCATCCGGCCACCACGGTGTTCAACCTGATTATGAAGCGGCGCCAGCTTGCCGGCTCCTTGATCGGAGGCATCCCGGAAACCCAGGAGATGCTCGATTTCTGCGCCCAGCACGGGATCGTTTCCGAGATCGAGATCATTCCGATCCAGAAGATCAACGAAGCCTATGAGCGCATGCTCAAGAGCGACGTGAAGTACCGCTTCGTCATCGACATGGCCTCGCTGAAGCAGGACGCCGCCGCCTGA
- a CDS encoding PrkA family serine protein kinase — protein MLHSDDLFSSFLKTYETRREAEMSLADYLEGCRNDPMMYASAPERILAAIGEPQLVDTSKDARFGRIFMNRTIRVYPAFSEFYGMEETIEMIVSFFRHAAQGLEERKQILYLLGPVGGGKSSLAERLKLLMEVNPIYVLKAGDEISPVFESPLGLFDSEQMGDMLEERYGIPRRRLTNLLSPWAIKRLDEFRGDISKFRVVKINPSRLRQIGVAKTEPGDENNQDISSLVGKVDIRKLETLSQADPDAYSYSGGLNRANQGILEFVEMFKAPIKMLHPLLTATQEGNYVGTENIGSIPFSGIILAHSNEAEWQTFRANKNNEAFIDRIYVIKVPYCLRVTEEQKIYEKLIRSSELAGAPCAPATLEMLARFSVLSRLRAHENSNFYSKMRVYDGESLREVDPRARSLQEYKDSAGVDEGMDGISTRFAFKVLSATFNHDTIEVAADPVHLMYVLEQSLRREQLPQDVERRYLEFIKAELAPRYADFIGHEIQKAYLESYHDYGQNLFDRYVAYADAWIEDQDFKDPDTGQLLNRELLNQELTKIEKPAGIANPKDFRNEVVKFSLRARAGNHGRNPSWTSYEKIRDVIERRMFSQVEELLPVISFGSKKDSDSEKKHGEFVRRMMERGYTERQVRRLVEWYMRVKQAG, from the coding sequence ATGCTTCATTCCGACGACCTGTTCTCGAGTTTCTTGAAGACCTATGAAACCCGCCGCGAGGCGGAGATGTCCCTGGCGGATTACCTGGAAGGGTGCCGCAACGATCCCATGATGTACGCGAGCGCTCCAGAGCGCATCCTGGCGGCGATAGGCGAGCCGCAGCTTGTCGATACCTCGAAGGACGCAAGGTTCGGCCGCATCTTCATGAACCGGACGATCCGGGTCTACCCGGCCTTTTCCGAATTCTACGGCATGGAAGAGACGATCGAGATGATCGTGAGCTTCTTCCGCCACGCCGCGCAGGGCTTGGAAGAGCGCAAGCAGATCCTGTATCTGCTCGGGCCCGTGGGCGGCGGCAAATCCTCCCTGGCCGAGCGGCTGAAGCTGCTGATGGAGGTCAATCCCATCTACGTCCTGAAGGCGGGCGACGAGATCAGCCCGGTCTTCGAGAGTCCGCTCGGATTGTTCGATTCCGAGCAGATGGGAGACATGCTCGAGGAGCGCTACGGCATTCCCCGGCGCCGGCTGACGAACCTCCTGAGCCCATGGGCGATTAAGCGCCTCGACGAGTTCAGGGGCGACATCTCGAAGTTCCGGGTGGTCAAGATCAATCCGTCACGGCTCCGTCAGATCGGTGTCGCCAAGACGGAACCGGGCGACGAGAACAACCAGGATATCTCGTCCCTCGTCGGCAAGGTCGATATCCGCAAGCTGGAGACCCTGTCCCAGGCCGATCCCGACGCCTACAGCTATTCCGGCGGCCTCAACCGCGCCAATCAGGGCATTCTCGAATTCGTCGAGATGTTCAAGGCGCCGATCAAGATGCTGCATCCCCTGCTGACCGCGACGCAGGAGGGCAATTATGTCGGGACGGAGAATATCGGCTCCATTCCATTTAGCGGCATTATCCTGGCCCATTCCAACGAGGCGGAATGGCAGACCTTCCGGGCGAACAAGAACAACGAGGCCTTCATCGATCGCATTTATGTGATCAAGGTGCCGTACTGTCTGCGCGTCACGGAGGAGCAGAAGATCTACGAGAAACTGATCCGCAGCTCTGAATTGGCAGGTGCGCCCTGCGCTCCGGCCACGCTGGAAATGCTCGCCCGGTTCTCGGTTCTCTCGCGGCTGCGGGCGCACGAGAATTCGAACTTCTATTCCAAGATGCGCGTCTATGACGGCGAGAGCCTGCGCGAGGTCGATCCCCGTGCGCGCAGTCTGCAGGAATACAAGGATTCCGCCGGCGTCGACGAGGGCATGGACGGAATCTCGACCCGCTTCGCCTTCAAGGTCCTGTCTGCGACATTCAACCACGACACCATCGAGGTGGCGGCCGATCCGGTCCATCTCATGTACGTGCTGGAGCAGTCCTTAAGGCGCGAGCAGCTGCCGCAGGACGTGGAGCGGCGCTATCTCGAGTTTATCAAGGCGGAGCTTGCGCCCCGCTATGCGGACTTCATCGGCCACGAGATCCAGAAGGCCTATCTCGAATCCTACCACGATTACGGCCAGAACCTCTTCGACCGCTACGTGGCCTATGCCGATGCCTGGATCGAGGATCAGGACTTCAAGGATCCGGATACCGGCCAGCTTCTCAACCGGGAGCTTCTGAACCAGGAGCTGACCAAGATCGAGAAGCCGGCTGGCATCGCCAACCCGAAGGATTTCCGCAACGAGGTGGTCAAGTTCTCGCTTCGCGCACGGGCCGGCAACCATGGCCGCAACCCGTCCTGGACGAGCTATGAGAAGATCCGCGACGTGATTGAGCGCCGGATGTTCTCGCAGGTGGAAGAGCTCCTGCCTGTGATCAGCTTCGGCTCCAAGAAGGACAGCGACTCGGAGAAGAAGCACGGCGAGTTCGTGCGGCGGATGATGGAGCGTGGCTACACCGAGCGCCAGGTGCGGCGTCTCGTCGAGTGGTACATGCGCGTGAAGCAGGCGGGCTGA
- a CDS encoding YeaH/YhbH family protein, whose product MYIIDRRLNPGGKSLANRQRFLRRAKAQIQRAVRQTAGDRDITDLERGGEVSIPADGVREPGFRRSGEGGVHDHILPGNKRFVEGDTVDRPPGGGGSAAGGDNGEGEDDFRFVLTRDEFLDLFLDDLELPDLAKRRVATVETQGLRRAGYTVTGSPVNLALLRSMRNALSRRIAMRRPKTEDLIRLREEIAHLEEQEGPSDRLTALQLELEQLQQRTKRFPYIDPIDLRYRRFEPVSRPVAQAVMFCLMDVSGSMTEHMKDLAKRFYMLLYIFLTRRYKHVEIVFIRHTHEAKEVDEETFFNSPETGGTVVSSALREMQRIVEERYSPDAWNIYAAQASDGDNSPNDGTTSAALLRDEILPVCQYYAYLEVGSDSDRMQTGFINHKTSLWQTYESLQEQGANLAMRKVNHRREIYPVFRELFRRRDAEAGARVP is encoded by the coding sequence ATGTACATTATCGACCGGCGCCTTAACCCAGGGGGCAAGAGTCTGGCCAATCGCCAACGCTTTCTGCGCCGGGCGAAAGCGCAGATTCAGCGGGCCGTACGCCAGACCGCGGGTGATCGGGACATCACCGATCTCGAAAGGGGAGGAGAGGTCTCGATCCCGGCCGACGGTGTCCGTGAACCCGGCTTCCGACGGTCCGGCGAAGGCGGCGTGCACGACCACATCCTGCCCGGCAACAAGCGTTTCGTGGAAGGCGACACCGTCGACAGGCCGCCCGGCGGAGGCGGTAGCGCAGCCGGTGGCGACAACGGGGAGGGCGAGGACGATTTCCGCTTCGTGCTGACCCGCGACGAGTTTCTCGATCTCTTTCTCGACGACCTGGAGCTTCCCGACCTCGCCAAGCGGCGCGTCGCGACGGTGGAGACGCAAGGTTTGCGACGGGCGGGCTACACGGTCACCGGCTCGCCGGTCAATCTCGCCCTGCTCCGCTCCATGAGAAATGCGCTCTCCAGACGCATCGCCATGCGGCGGCCGAAGACGGAGGATCTGATCCGTCTTCGGGAAGAGATCGCGCATCTCGAAGAGCAGGAAGGGCCGTCCGACCGCCTGACCGCGCTGCAGCTGGAACTGGAACAGCTGCAGCAACGCACCAAGCGCTTCCCTTACATCGATCCCATCGACCTGCGCTACCGCCGCTTCGAGCCTGTCTCGCGGCCGGTCGCACAGGCGGTCATGTTCTGCCTGATGGATGTTTCAGGCTCCATGACCGAGCACATGAAGGACCTCGCCAAGCGCTTCTACATGCTGCTCTACATCTTCCTGACGCGGCGCTACAAGCACGTGGAGATCGTCTTCATCCGCCACACCCACGAGGCCAAGGAAGTGGACGAAGAGACCTTCTTCAACAGCCCCGAGACCGGCGGAACAGTCGTGTCGTCGGCGCTGCGCGAGATGCAGCGGATCGTGGAGGAGCGCTATTCGCCGGATGCGTGGAACATCTATGCGGCCCAGGCCTCCGACGGCGACAATTCCCCGAACGACGGCACCACCAGCGCCGCGCTCCTGCGCGACGAGATTTTGCCGGTATGCCAATACTACGCCTATCTCGAGGTCGGCAGCGACAGCGACCGGATGCAGACGGGCTTCATCAATCACAAGACGTCGCTCTGGCAGACCTATGAATCGCTGCAGGAGCAGGGCGCCAACCTCGCCATGCGCAAGGTGAATCACCGCCGCGAGATCTACCCCGTCTTCCGCGAGCTCTTCCGCCGGCGCGACGCGGAGGCAGGAGCGAGAGTACCATGA
- a CDS encoding SpoVR family protein, translating into MSVIEHEGLLYQGADWDFGTIQRIHDAVEAIGVGELGLDVYPNQIEVITAEQMLDAYASIGMPLFYKHWSFGKRFALHESSYRQGLMGLAYEIVINSNPCISYIMEENSATMQTLVIAHAAFGHNHFFKNNYLFKEWTDADGILDYLEFAKGYITRCEERYGHAAVERVLDAAHALMSHGVHRYPRKKRPDLRSEERREQERHRHQEQTFNDLWRTVPTKGAAAKPQLSEERRRALLELPQENILYFLEKSAPRLQPWQREILRIVRQIAQYFYPQRQTKVMNEGCATYCHYRIMTRLHDRGQISDGAFLEFLQSHTNVTRQPEFDDPHYSGINPYALGFGMMQDIERICTQPTAEDRGWFPDIAGSGDTMAVLRDVWANYRDESFISQFLSPHLIRQWRMFHLVDDPDQPELLIEAIHDERGYRRLRRSLSRHYDVGWSDPDIQVIDVDLAGDRRLILHHHVLNRTLLHKDDAQRVLQMVANLWGYAVVLKEVEPATGAIFQEHVAHPHETLF; encoded by the coding sequence ATGAGCGTGATCGAGCACGAGGGCCTGCTCTACCAGGGAGCCGATTGGGATTTCGGCACGATCCAGCGCATCCATGATGCAGTCGAGGCGATCGGCGTGGGCGAGCTCGGGCTCGATGTCTATCCCAACCAGATCGAGGTGATCACCGCCGAGCAGATGCTCGATGCCTATGCCTCCATCGGCATGCCCCTGTTCTACAAGCACTGGTCCTTCGGCAAGCGCTTCGCGCTTCACGAGTCGAGCTATCGGCAGGGCCTCATGGGCTTGGCCTACGAGATCGTCATCAACTCGAATCCATGCATCTCCTACATCATGGAGGAGAACTCGGCGACGATGCAGACGCTCGTGATCGCCCATGCGGCTTTCGGGCATAATCACTTCTTCAAGAACAACTACCTGTTCAAGGAATGGACGGACGCGGACGGGATCCTGGATTATCTCGAATTCGCGAAGGGCTACATCACGCGCTGCGAGGAGCGCTACGGTCACGCGGCCGTCGAGCGCGTGCTCGATGCGGCGCATGCCCTGATGTCCCACGGCGTCCACCGTTATCCGCGCAAGAAGCGGCCCGACCTGCGCTCGGAGGAGCGGCGGGAGCAGGAGCGCCATCGCCACCAGGAGCAGACCTTCAACGACCTGTGGCGCACAGTGCCGACCAAGGGAGCCGCGGCCAAGCCGCAGCTGAGCGAGGAGCGCCGCCGGGCCCTACTCGAACTGCCGCAGGAGAACATCCTCTATTTCCTCGAGAAGTCGGCGCCGCGCCTGCAGCCCTGGCAGCGCGAGATCCTGCGCATCGTGCGCCAGATTGCGCAATACTTCTATCCGCAGCGCCAGACCAAGGTGATGAACGAAGGCTGCGCCACCTATTGCCATTACCGCATCATGACCAGGCTGCACGACCGTGGTCAGATCAGCGACGGCGCCTTCCTCGAATTCCTGCAATCGCACACCAACGTGACACGGCAGCCGGAATTCGACGATCCGCATTACAGCGGCATCAATCCTTACGCACTCGGTTTCGGCATGATGCAGGACATCGAGCGCATCTGCACCCAGCCGACGGCGGAGGACCGCGGCTGGTTCCCCGACATCGCCGGCAGCGGCGACACCATGGCGGTTTTGCGCGACGTTTGGGCGAATTACCGCGACGAAAGCTTCATCTCGCAGTTCTTGAGTCCGCACCTGATCCGGCAATGGCGCATGTTCCACCTCGTCGACGATCCGGACCAGCCGGAACTCCTGATCGAGGCCATTCATGACGAGCGCGGCTATCGCCGCCTGCGGCGCTCCCTGTCGCGGCATTACGATGTCGGCTGGAGCGACCCGGACATCCAGGTGATCGATGTGGATCTCGCCGGGGACAGGCGACTGATCCTTCACCATCACGTGCTCAACAGGACGCTGCTGCACAAGGACGATGCGCAGCGGGTACTTCAGATGGTGGCCAATCTCTGGGGCTATGCGGTCGTGCTCAAGGAGGTGGAGCCGGCGACCGGCGCGATCTTCCAGGAACACGTGGCCCACCCGCATGAAACTCTCTTCTGA
- a CDS encoding YihY/virulence factor BrkB family protein: MANNPAVQQPGTRQASSSAVTTLWAVVLGWALVRLVAGGERRRPPVADGHPSPRPPSAAGGQGDEDRGFGEKQHAPPHAAHEKGRGREADTPTEIPARGWKDILWRTYEEFQKDRIMSVAAGVTYYALLAVFPAIAALVSIYGLFSDPSTIQNHLSALSGVLPGGGVDIIREQVVRIASQGSGTLGFGFVFGLGLSLWSANAGMKAIFDALNIVYDEEEKRSFIALNLLSLTFTLGAIFFILSALFAIVVLPIVFNFIGLGTQTEWILAIARWPLLLVGIVLGLSVLYRFGPSRDKAEWRWVTPGGIVAAVLWIVVSMLFSWYVANFGSYNETYGSLGAVIGFMTWIWLSTIIVLLGAEINAEMEHQTAKDTTEGSHQPMGTRGARMADTIGVAKS, encoded by the coding sequence ATGGCGAATAATCCGGCTGTTCAGCAACCTGGAACGAGGCAAGCCTCCTCGTCGGCAGTCACGACCCTATGGGCCGTGGTGCTCGGATGGGCCCTCGTCAGGCTGGTCGCCGGAGGCGAGCGTCGTCGGCCGCCGGTTGCCGACGGACACCCGTCGCCACGCCCTCCCTCGGCCGCGGGCGGACAGGGCGACGAGGACAGGGGCTTTGGGGAAAAGCAGCACGCTCCGCCGCATGCTGCCCATGAGAAGGGCCGTGGTCGCGAGGCCGATACGCCGACCGAGATTCCCGCCCGCGGATGGAAGGACATCCTCTGGCGCACCTACGAGGAATTTCAGAAGGACCGCATCATGTCGGTTGCGGCGGGCGTGACCTATTATGCGCTGCTTGCCGTGTTTCCAGCGATTGCCGCCCTAGTGTCCATCTATGGGCTCTTTTCCGATCCCTCAACGATCCAGAACCATCTTAGCGCCCTGTCCGGCGTCTTGCCCGGCGGCGGCGTCGACATCATCCGCGAGCAGGTGGTCCGCATCGCCTCCCAGGGCAGCGGCACTCTCGGCTTCGGCTTTGTCTTCGGCCTGGGGCTGTCGCTGTGGAGCGCCAATGCCGGCATGAAGGCTATCTTCGATGCCCTCAACATCGTCTATGACGAGGAGGAGAAGAGGAGCTTCATCGCGCTGAACCTGCTGTCCCTCACCTTCACCCTCGGAGCCATTTTCTTCATTCTGTCCGCGCTCTTCGCGATCGTCGTTCTTCCGATCGTCTTCAACTTCATCGGGCTCGGCACGCAGACGGAATGGATCCTCGCCATCGCCCGATGGCCGCTTCTCCTGGTCGGCATCGTGCTGGGACTCTCCGTCCTCTATCGCTTCGGCCCGAGCCGCGACAAGGCCGAATGGCGCTGGGTCACGCCCGGCGGCATCGTGGCTGCGGTTCTGTGGATTGTCGTCTCGATGCTGTTCTCTTGGTATGTGGCCAATTTCGGCAGCTACAACGAAACCTATGGCTCGCTCGGCGCCGTGATCGGCTTCATGACCTGGATCTGGCTGTCGACCATCATCGTGCTGCTGGGTGCGGAGATCAACGCCGAGATGGAGCACCAGACGGCCAAGGACACCACCGAGGGCTCTCACCAGCCGATGGGGACTCGCGGCGCGCGGATGGCCGATACGATCGGCGTCGCCAAGAGCTGA
- a CDS encoding response regulator — translation MNEYSENSPVVLLVEDEPLVRMAAADDLQDAGFHVLEAANADIALAVLESCSQDVQVLFTDIDMPGSMNGLDLAESVHRRWPHISLLVSSAYHKPCPQQIPDDGRFVSKPYCSEDVVQHIRQLVDVPVK, via the coding sequence ATGAACGAGTATTCAGAAAACAGTCCTGTCGTCCTGCTGGTCGAAGATGAGCCGCTCGTTCGGATGGCTGCAGCCGACGATTTGCAGGATGCCGGTTTTCACGTGCTCGAGGCCGCCAATGCGGATATCGCCCTGGCCGTTCTGGAATCCTGCTCCCAAGACGTGCAGGTGCTTTTCACCGATATCGACATGCCGGGCTCCATGAATGGCCTGGATCTCGCCGAGAGCGTCCACCGGCGCTGGCCGCATATCTCGCTTCTGGTGTCGTCGGCCTATCACAAGCCCTGTCCCCAGCAGATTCCGGATGATGGCCGCTTCGTATCGAAGCCCTATTGCAGCGAGGATGTGGTTCAGCACATCCGCCAACTCGTGGATGTGCCGGTGAAATAA
- a CDS encoding aldose 1-epimerase family protein has translation MSVRIASPQLSAEVSETGAELIRLQDEQGRDLLWDGDPAFWTGRSPLLFPIVGRVRNDRIRVGDAEYELPRHGLARTSPFDIAEANPSRCRFSLRSDETTLERYPFPFQLDVTYAIEGNTLTIEAAAINPGSAPMPVSFGFHPAFRWPLPYGAPRETHALRFEHEETAPIRRPVDGLIAREVYPTPVQGHSLPLQDSLFEKDAIVFDDLKSRSVEYGAPDSGTIRVDFPGMPHLGIWTKPGAGFICIEPWQGYADPEGFEGEFADKPGIVVIPPGQSRAFTIAITVDSKGF, from the coding sequence ATGAGCGTACGCATTGCAAGTCCCCAACTGAGCGCCGAGGTGTCAGAGACGGGAGCCGAACTCATCCGGCTTCAGGACGAGCAAGGACGCGATCTGTTGTGGGACGGCGATCCCGCCTTCTGGACCGGACGCTCCCCTCTGCTCTTTCCCATCGTCGGCCGTGTTAGAAACGATCGGATCCGTGTGGGCGACGCCGAATATGAGCTTCCGCGCCATGGCCTTGCGCGCACCTCACCCTTCGACATCGCCGAGGCCAACCCGTCCCGCTGCCGCTTCAGCCTCCGCTCCGACGAGACCACGCTCGAACGCTACCCCTTCCCATTCCAGCTCGACGTCACTTATGCCATCGAGGGCAATACGCTGACCATCGAAGCTGCCGCGATCAATCCCGGCTCTGCGCCGATGCCCGTTTCGTTCGGCTTTCACCCGGCCTTTCGCTGGCCTTTGCCCTATGGGGCGCCTCGTGAAACCCATGCGCTCCGTTTCGAACACGAAGAAACGGCCCCCATTCGCCGGCCGGTGGACGGCTTGATCGCGCGGGAGGTCTATCCCACCCCGGTTCAGGGCCATTCCCTTCCGCTGCAGGACAGCCTCTTCGAAAAGGACGCCATCGTCTTCGACGATCTGAAGAGCCGCTCGGTCGAGTATGGAGCACCGGACAGCGGCACGATCCGTGTCGATTTCCCAGGCATGCCGCATCTAGGGATATGGACCAAGCCCGGCGCCGGCTTCATCTGCATCGAACCGTGGCAGGGCTATGCCGATCCAGAGGGTTTCGAGGGCGAATTTGCAGATAAACCGGGAATCGTAGTCATTCCGCCCGGCCAAAGCCGTGCATTCACGATAGCGATTACGGTCGACAGCAAGGGGTTCTGA